The genomic interval TCCTGTTCAGGTAAACCAAATAATTGTTCCGTGCCGTACGGTAGATTTCCAGATCCGGAAAACTGTATTCGGAGATTGTTATCTCAAAGTCCTGCAGCTGAGGGATCTGCTGCGCGACCATGGTTTCCAGGTTTTCTTTGAACTTCGCGGCACTCATGCCGAACCCGTCATCCTCAATAAGCGATGTTATCGTGTCGGAAAAAAGTGCACGGGTAGCTGCCTCTACACCGGCATAGGTATCATTGAGTATGGTGCTGTAATCGTCGGATTCTGCGCTTATCCCGGCCCTTTGAAATAGCTGCGGAAGAACCTCCGGCTGAAGGCGGTAGCGGATACGGGCTTTTACCCGGACCGCAAAATCAGCCTGATTGGCGGCATAGTTTGAAAGAGCCTCTGCGGAGGGGAGTTTTCCGTTAAAATCAAGAGTAACAGTCCGTTCCTGCAAGGTAACATGAAAAAGGCGCAAGTTTGTCGGCAAGAGTCCCTGCCACATCCAACGGAAGCTTCCCGGAGCTATAACCGGATGATCATAACCGTTGGTCCTGGTTAATGCAACGCCGTACGAGCCTTCAGGTACGCGGAACGAGACATAGCCAAAATAGAAGACTGTTCCGGAAATAATGAGAAGAAATAATAAAGAAATAATAAACTTCTTCATGCAGGTTACTCTCCAACGCCTAATATTTTTACTATCTGATCAAGACTATTCACAATCCTGTCGGGACGTACGCCCGCTACCCGGGGATCGTCGTTTCGCATGCGTAACGAACGCGAGTCGCCGGCAAAAAGAAGGGTACGCATTCCCGCGGAAGAAGCCGGGGTTATATCGTTCAGCATGTCATTACCAACATAGAGCACCCTTGACGGATCCGCAAGATATTCCCTGCCAAGATTAAACAGGGCTTTTTTAAACAGGGCGGGATCAGGTTTGGCGATTCCTTCGCGGTAAGACCAGACGCATACATGCTCTTCAAAAGCTGAATAACTGTCTTTAAAAAAGCTGCTCATCATGAGAGGAGTATAAAACTGGGCATTTGAGACAATACCGAGTCGAAAATTGTTGCGCAGCTGTTCAAGAAGTTTCCTGCTTCCAGGCATCGGCCACACCCTGTTTCTGGAAAGTTCGTGCAGCAGGGCCATATCTTCCGCCATTTGACTGATGCTTCTGTATGTCTGTGCAGGAAAAATCTTTTTCAGCACCCGTTGCCAGATGAAGCGGATTTCCACCTCCGGAAAGGCCGTACCAAGGTCCCGTTTGGTTTTGTGGTCCTGCAGAATCTCTTCTTTTACCAGATCGTCGATGATTATATTCTCAGGAAGAGTAAGGGAGAGTTCATCCTTGACCATGCGAGAAAAGATGTCTCCCCGGGAATCGTCCATGATTGTTCCTATGTCCCCGCTGGAACTGATTACCAGGGTGCCGTAGACATCGAAAAGGACCGCCTCTATGTTATCAATACCCGGCAGATGGGGTGAAACATCCGTTGCTTCCGGTTCAAGGGGGGAACAGTAGCTGGTAAAAAGACGCCTGTAATCAAGAACGGCGATACTGCTCATTAGCTGCTATTCTATTCCTTACGCCGGCATCTATCAAGATTCATGCAGGGCGAACGCATATAAACTCATCCAGGGAGGCGGCTGTCGATAGCGTCATCAGAACTAAAAAGCAACTGTGCTAAATATGCATCATCCAGATGACAAATTCTTCTCCGTCGCTTTAGTGATCGCTTAGAGTTCTTATCCCTTTTCATTAAACTCAGTGCTAAACGCCTCATCATAGCAAAGTTTTCTGCTGAGTACCCTTCTCTCATACGGGAGTCATCCTCTCTGAACGTCATATCCAGGGTCCAGTGAAGAGTATTTTCGACACTCCAATGAGAGCGCACCGCATGGGCAAAGCGTTTAGCATTCATCGCCAAGCTTGAAATATAATATCGGCATTCTGTGGACTTCTTCGTACCAATAATCCGGGTTGCTTTTACCATACCGATGGTCTTTGCTCCGGCAAAGTTCTTCTTTAGCTCCGGCAGCCAGTCAATTTCATTGCTCTGATAGTACTCCCGAATTTCGATGCGACCATGGTCTTTGTCCACAGTCTTATGATTATCCAGCCATTCTTCCCCCAAATCCTTTTCATCCAATTCATGAAAGAAGTATTTGACATCCTCATGGAGATTCTTCTGATTTCCTTTCAGGGCAAAGACATAATCGGCTTTCTTCTTTCGAATAGTTTTCCCAATCTCAGTTTGACACCCCATGGCATCTATCGTAACGATGCATCCTTTGATTTTCAAAAGTTCCAGTAAGGCAGGAATTGCCGTTATCTCGTTTGACTTCTCGTCTGTCTTCTTTTGTCCCAGGATCATTCCTGTTCCAGCAGCCCACGCACTGACCATGTGGATTGGAGATTTCCCGCTCACCTGTTCACCGCTGCGCCTGAGTGTTTTCCCATCCACCGCAATGACATCACCGGCGATAACATCTCGTACGGATTCTATCCAGCTCATAAAACACCGTTGGAGCTCATCAGGATTGAGGCGTATGAACAACCGCCGAATCGTATCGTGTGAGGGAATGCCATTTTCAAGGGCAATAAACGACTTGAGCCAATCTTCCTTATAGTGTCCGTAGTCCTCAATCTCTTCCCAGGTTTCACTTCCAGTAATAACTGCACAAATCGTAAGAACAATGATATCTATCAGGGTGTGCTTCTTGTTCCGCTCAATTCTGGGATCAACTAATTCCTGAAAATGATCAACTATGGATGCTGTAGGCTTCCTCATATACTCTCCTTATGCTCCAATCCATTATGAGATAAGGTGTTGAAAAAGTCTAGTTGTATAAAAATTTAGATCGATTGTATATTAATTCATGTAAGCCTATCAACAGCCGCCTTCTTGTGTATATCTATGTGCGTTCGCCCTGAGATTCATGGCCATTTTTTGAATAGTATGCTACATTTTATCAACATGAGATTTTCCGGCACCAGGTACTGGTTTATACACTTTCTCCGCCGTTTGTCCTTGTTTCTCTTTTTGTATGTATGCATTGTAATGACGGTATTTGTGATCGGGAATTTTCAGAATTTTCTCGATTCCACCCTGGAAAGAATCCTTGTTATTCTGGAAACCACAGCTCTGATTGGCGGTGTCGCACTGCTTTTTCTGCTGGTGTTAACCCTTTTCTTCGCCGTATTGGGACGGGAGCTCTCCATTGCTGTATGGCTAAGTTCTTCCCTGGGACTGTTTACCCTGGTTATGCTGCTTTTCTTCGTGAAATTCTTAAAAGCCTGGCTCTACTCTCCGTGAAAAACGTTGTATTAAAGACACGGCCGGAGATTCATCGGATCCGCCGTGCCTGTGCACCGATTGAAGGACTGTTCCGGTCTTTGCCGATGATCCTGAAACCGGGATACTCGATAGCGGACATTAGGCACTACTGTGCTGCTTATCTGCGAAGGCAGGGATGTGAGCCTGCCCTGCGGGGGTTTAACGGGTTTCCGGAGGACATCTGTATTTCCGTAAACAACGTAGCGGCCCATGGAATAACGAGTGCCGAGCTTTTGCAGCATGGCGACCTTGTTACCATCGATATAACAACGGTGCTGGATGGATGGCACGGGGACAGTGCCTGGACTTTCGCAGTAGGGAACCCGTCGCCGGAGGCACGGAGACTACTTAAGTGCGCCTGGCAGGCAACGCGGGCAGGCATCCGGGCACTCAGGGCAGGAACCTACCTGAGTGGTGTGGGGGAGGCCATAGAGAACGTAGCCAGGCGATACGGCTGCAGCGTGCTGCCCTATTTTGTAGGTCACGGCATTGGCCGCGAGATACATGAGGAGCCAAAGGTAATCCATACCCGGGTAGAACAGAGACCACGTCCGGTGGTTCCCGGCCTTGTTGTGACGATTGAGCCTATAATATCCCTGGGAGGTTCTGAAACCCGACTTCTGGAGGATGGATGGTCCCAGACCACCCGCGACGGAAGCCTGACCGCCCAGTTTGAGCATACCGTTGCGGTATTCTCCGCTCATACTGAGGTTCTGACCCTGGAAAATCAGCAGGAGATACTGCTTGACTTTCCACCGTTTATCTAATAATATGCCGCCTGCAAACGCCGACTTAGCTCAGCTGGCCAGAGCACGTGACTTGTAATCTCGGGGTCGTCAGTTCGAATCTGACAGTCGGCTAACCTTCAAGCTCCCTTAGGGGAGCTTTTTTATTGTCCTGTAAGGAATTACGTGGTATTATTGATGTGCGTGATTTTGGCTGATAGCTGATTAAATGCACGTTTTTGTCTACACTGTACCCGTTTATTGAAGTGTTTATTTTCGTTTTTGGGTACACGAGGAATAGCGATACCACGTAAAAAAGGAAGCGGAAAGCCGTATCGATTCAAGAAAAGAAAAGTAAAAAGTGGGGAAATTTATTATGTCATGTTCAAAGCGATGCCCGGGAAGTGGATATCAACAGGAACAGGTGATCCGGATAAAGCCGAAACCTGGGCTGCAAATTACGAAGTAGCTGTCCAACCTTCAGAAAAGATGACAATGAAGGAGTTTACTGAGAACTTCTTTTTCCCGGGGAAATGCATGTGGCTCCGTCGAATGAACGCAAAAGGGAAATCATTCACGGACAGGCACCTGGCCAAGATGCGGGGCAACCTGGAGAACTATATCTGGCCTGAGTTTGGCAATCTTGTTTTGTCTGCAATGCGGCAACGTGACATCGATGATTACCTCATCGATTTGAAGTCTGTCAGGGACAATACCATTCCATTAAAAGCAGACGCGAAGAATAAGGTTATTATTACCCTTAGACATATAATGCGGGAGGCGGTCGCTCAAGGGTTGATCGAACGAGACCCTACAGAAGGCATAGTCTGGTTCAAGGACGCAGAAGAGAGCGAAAGAGAAATTTAATTTACCCCTGAAGAGCTGAAGAACCTTTTCCCGGCCTCCCTCGACGATCTGGTGGAGATTTGGGGAACCTTAGAGTGGGCAGCTTACTTTATGATTATGGGATCCTGTGGACTCAGGCCCCAAGAGGTGGGAGCCTTAACCTGGGGGAAATGGTCCAGGACCATGCATGGCCTTGCAATCACACACAAGATTGACCCGGACAGCAAGCAGCGTGTGAAAGGTACAAAAACAGGATACTCAAAAGCGGTTGCTCTTTCGCGGAGAGCTGAGGAGATCCTATTACTCCATGAAGCCACTTCGGAAAAGACGGATCCGGATGATCTAATATTCAACCCTAAAGAGGCCGCCGACGGAATACAGTCTGATACATCGAACAAGCACTTCAAGGCTGCATGCAAAAGGGCAGGGGTAGAACGCGGCGATAGAACCCAGTACAGCCTGCGCCACAGCTTCAATACCTATGCTCTGCAGATCCTTGATCGGAAGGAAGTTCAGAGTCTCATGGGGCATCGAACGGATGCAATGACGAACCGTTATGACCATCCTGCAGATCAGCAACTGATTGAACGGATACCCGAGGGGGTGTGGGATAAGATAGAGAGGTTGTGGAGCTGAGGTATATCTATTCGATATTGTTTGAGGTAGACATATGTCACTCTCTTATTGTTTTGGATGTCATCGTCTTTTCGCAATTGGATTGTAATTATTTTGATTTGTAGGGGATTACAAGCGATTTTCAAGGATTCTGTGAGTGATTTTGAATTTAACAAAAGGCTCCCAGAAAATTGCGTTTTTCCGGTGGGGGATAGATGTTGGAGAATATTATTCAGGGGTCTTTCTGAATATATCGCATTGCATACAAGCTAAGCTGATCCATCCCGTGACTTGCGCCATGCAATATAGCCAGAATATTCTGGGTTTAAGGATCTTCAGTCATTTTTCTGTTTATGAAGAAATCTCCAGGTCTTTGGATCCCAGCACTGCATGGCCCCTGAACAATCTACACTGGCGTTGGGTTACGAAAAGTGTATTGAGCATCTATCATATGGGGTAGTTTTAATCTATAGAGAAAATCCAGTAAGGTATGGAGAGGGGTGTTTTTCTCCATCTTGGGAGGAAAAAAAGTCTCTGCACCGTGTCGAGGTGTTGGATATAAGCGACTTCTACCAAGATGAAAAAGCTTATTCAAGTATTTTTCATGATGTTCCGGTTTATACGTATAATAATCTTGCCAGATAGCTCCAATTTGTGAGTTTCGATTTTTTGGTAATACATATAATGTCATCAAGGTGGTTATTTTCGCCAAATATGGCGCAAGTCCCTTTGTCGTGAGAATGACCCATAGTATAATGTTCTAAAGGAGAAGATCTTTTAAATATTCAAGGTTATTGTAGCCCATATGGGCTGATAATCTTTATTGTAGGTGGTAACTGTGTATAGTCTTCAATAATAGACGGTTGAACTCCTGATAGATACTATGGAGCATTGATTGCAGCTGCAATATTCTTAATGCATAGAATGGATACTCTATTTTGATTTACAAGAATATCAAAATAGAATAGGAATGCGCTCCATGATCTTTCATAAAAACTATCAGTCTTCAAGAAAATCATGTCTAAATAGTGTCATTATCGGTGAATTGATGTCAGGAACAACACTATATATGGTTCAATTGACTTTACAGTACGATTAGTAATCCTGTATAATTTATGTACCGTTATTAGAGAAGGCCTCTATTAACGATTCTATATGGTTGGTAGGGCTACCCCTATCTATCGTTCTTTTACAACATCATATCAGGGAGGGGAAGAGAAATGACATTTTTTTCCCTGATCCTGGATGGATTGAGTGAGATTGGAAGAGATCTTATTTCGAATATCGTATGTGCAGTATTGCTGTGGGTATATATTCGAATAAAAGAGAGGGGCTCGAAAGCAAAACGGCGATTGCGGCGCCATAACTTCCAAGACCCTCATGAAACATCCAGGTGATGCTTGCTATATGTAAAAATGTTCAAACCGTTCGGTGTTAATAGCACCGGGCGGTTTCTTTGTACATAATTGTACACACAAAATTGTACTGCTCTCTTTGGGTCTTGTCAATTAAAAGAATTGCTTTGAACCGCTTTATATGGTTTTAACAGAAACATAGAATATTACGAAAATACAAGGCGCAAGACTGTTTTTAGATTGACATGATTGATCATCATGATATTCTTCTTCATTCTGATTTTTGGACATTCCGGTTAAAACTGCCACTGATTCCGGTTGAATCCTGCCACCCTGTGACCCTCAATCAACCTGCTGAAATAGTAACCTGAGGTGGCAGGTTTGTGCTACTTATTTCGGTACATTTTCTTTCGGATTGATTCTCCCTGAAGCTCAATTCGGAATGCGCCGTAGACAATTCGATCCATAATGGCATCGGCGATGGTGGAGTCACCGATGATCCCGTGCCATGAAGCGACAGGAAGATAGTAGATTTCCTCCCATGCCGATCTTCCAGAATATCGAGCAGAGCCAGGCGACCCTCTTCATCAAAAGGACTAAGACCGAAGTCTTCCAGGATTAACACATCATTTTTCAGGATCTTCGGTAAAGTCTTGAGATACGTACCGTCTTTCTTTGCTGCTTTCAATGAGCCCAATAAGCGTCCTGCAATCTGATAGTAAACCTTGAATCCATGGTCGCAAGCCAGGTTACCGAGAGCACTCCCGATAAAACTCTTCCCTACCCCGGTTGGTCCGGTAATGAGAATATCCCGGTGCTCCTTAACCCACCCGCAGTCGGAAAACCTGAGCATGTGGTTTTTGTCAAGATTGCGGTTGAGAGTGAAATCAAGCTCCTCGAAAGAAGCCTGATAGCGAAAGTTGGCTGTTTTGCGAAGCCGTTCACGTTTGCGAAAATGGCGGTCATCCCACTCCGCATCAATCAGATGTGATAAAAGCTCATCCAGGGTAAACTGGGAGTGCATCCCTGTTTCAAGGGTCGTCTGAAAGGCCCGTGCCATACCATGCATCCGCATGTCATGCATTTTGGAAATGGTTGCGTGATTGTTGTTCATCGTTGTCTCCTAGGTATAATATTTTTCTCCACGAATATTTTCATGGATGGCGGGAAGCAGACTGTACTGTTTCTGCTGTTCCTCCTGTTCGTACATAATTTTAAGCTTTTCGACCTCCTTTGAAATAAAGCCGTAGTTTATCCGTTCTGCGTTGCAGGCTATCCGACAGGCCATATTGAGGATCGCGTGACCGTGCTTTGTTGCCTGAGACAGGATGCCCATACACGATTTATAGGCCTGTTCCGGATGAGGCTTGGATTCAAGAATGTGGGTAACCGCCCGCAGGGTATCATTACCGACGTTTCCAGCCCACCATTTCAGCTTGTCCGGATTCCACTTGTCGTCAAAGCGGTGCTTCGACGGCATATGGTCTCTCATTGTGGTGTACTTATTGTTGTGGCAACATCTTTTGTGAAGAGCTATGCGGATGTTGGTGCGCCAAGAAGACAGCAATTCGCCGAAAGGAGGAACTGTCATGTTTAACTGAAGATGAGGGAGGGCCCCTCGGAGCCGGCATGCAGGTGTAGGCTCCAAACCACCATAAGCTGCTGTGGCCAAAAGCCATGGTAGTGAGCGTTATGGAAAAGGCAGAGCAAGACTCTGTCAGGTATGTACCAATGGAGACGAACACCCGTGAACCATTGATAAAGTGTCGAAAGCGTAGGGATGTCATCAAAACCGGGAAGTAGTCGTTAGCCCGGGATAAGTCTGGAAGGAACCTGCTTACTGATCAGACGGTGGCCGGCATGGAGATGGCGTGAACGTGGTACAGGCTTCAGTTGAGAACTTGGGAACCTACGACTCCGATGAGAAGGGAGAAAATCAAGTGGAAGCCCCACAAGATTGAGAGTACCAATACGGAGTATAGGGGCGGAACAGCTTGTAGTAGTGTTGAAGCTTCTGTAATGGGAGTGGAGCGAAGAAGCTGTATTATCCAGCTTTGGAAGCTGGTCAACCGAAAGGGAGGAGCCAATGGACAAAGCAAAGTCGTACGAGATATCCAGGCACACGGTGCTGGAGGCATTTCAACGAGTAAAAGCGAATAAGGGGAAGGCTGGTATAGACAATGAGAGCCTTGATGCATTTGAAACCGATCTGAAGAATAACCTATACAAGATTTGGAATCGGATGTCATCGGGAAGCTATTTTCCCCCGGCCGTGAAAGCAGTGGAGATACCCAAGAAGCAGGGCGGAAATCGAGTGTTGGGAATACCGACAGTGTCGGATCGAGTGGCGCAGATGGTCGCAAAGATCTACTTTGAACCGGAAGTTGAACCGCATTTCCATAAAGATTCTTATGGATACAGGCCAGGAAAATCGGCAATTAACGCGGTGGCAGTTACGAGAGAACGATGCTGGAGGTATAACTGGGTGCTGGAGTATGATATCAAGGGCTTGTTTGACAACATTGACCATGACCTGCTGATGAAAGCAGTAAGGAAGCATACGGACATCCCCTGGGTGATACTCTATATTGAGAGGTGGCTTAAAGCACCATTCCAGAAGGCTGATGGAACAGTAGTAAAGCGGACAAAAGGCACTCCCCAAGGGGGTGTTATCAGTCCTGTTCTGGCAAACCTGTTTCTCCATTATGCTTTTGACATGTGGATGGATAGAACCCACCCGGACAAGCCGTTTGCCCGCTACGCTGATGATGGCGTTGTGCACTGCAGAAACCTGCAAGCTGCGGAAGAACTGTACAAAAGCTTGAGAGAACGGTTTGAGGAATGCAAACTGGAGATACACCCGGAGAAAAGCAAGATCGTCTATTGTAAAGATGATGATCGAAAAGAAAGGTATGAGCATACATCGTTTGATTTTCTGGGGTATACATTCCGTCCAAGAAGATCCAAAAATCGGTATGGAAAGCACTTTATCAACTTTACACCCGCAGTGAGTAACAAGGCAAAGAAAGCAATGAGACAGACCGTCAGGGGTTGGAGAATGCACTTAAAGAATGAAAAATCCCTGGAAGATTTGTCGAGGATGTTCAATCCTGTAATACGGGGATGGATGCAGTATTACGGACGCTTTTACAAATCGGAGATGTACTCGGTATTAAGACATGTTGACCGGGCATTAGTAAAATGGGTCAGACGGAAGTTCAAGAAACTAAGACATCAAAGACGAGCAACCCATTGGCTTGGAAGCATCGCCAAAAGAGATGCAAAATTATTTCACCATTGGCATGTGTGGAAGATTCGACCAGCGGCTGGATAATGGGAGCCGGATGAGCCGAGAGGTTCAAGTCCGGTTCTGCGAGAGCCTCGGGGTGCGATTCCCCGGGGCCACTCACCTGGTAGTGCATTGCAGAACCAGGGAAGAGGCAGAAGAGTTTCTGACTGAAATAACAAAGAGATTTCAAGCGTGTCTGTTGACCGTTCATCCGGAGAAAACCAAGATTGTGTACTGTAAGGATGACAATCGTCGAGGGGAATATCGGGAAACATCATTTGATTTTCTCGGTTTTACCTTTAGGCCCCGCAAGGTGAAGAATAGTAATGGTCAAATGTTTGTGAGTTTCTCGCCTGCCGTTAGCCGTAAGGCTACGGCATCAATACGGGCCACGATCCGAAGCTGGAGAGTGCACGCACAAACGAGGGGATCACTTTCGCAGCTGGTGGAGAACTATAACCCAAAGCTGCGGGGATGGTTATTGTACTATGGTGCGTTTGGGAAAACGGAAATGAAGTCGATCTGTCTGATGTTTCACACGGCATTAATCAAATGGGCGAAGAACAAGTTCAAACGATTAAAGAGGAGTTGGTGCAAAGCCCGTGCGTTCATAACAAATATAGCACGCCGGGATCCTAAACTCTTGGCCTACTGGGAATGGAAATTATGTTGAACTGGCTGATTATGAAGAGCCGTATGATGGGAGACTGTCACGTACGGTTCTGTGAGAGCCTCGGGGTGAAATCCCTCTGGGCTACTCGACTGCATCCCGGAAAACGCTGGGATATCTGCTCCAATTATTTAATTCTTTGTTACATAAGAAGATTGTTCATTG from Marispirochaeta sp. carries:
- a CDS encoding SPFH domain-containing protein is translated as MKKFIISLLFLLIISGTVFYFGYVSFRVPEGSYGVALTRTNGYDHPVIAPGSFRWMWQGLLPTNLRLFHVTLQERTVTLDFNGKLPSAEALSNYAANQADFAVRVKARIRYRLQPEVLPQLFQRAGISAESDDYSTILNDTYAGVEAATRALFSDTITSLIEDDGFGMSAAKFKENLETMVAQQIPQLQDFEITISEYSFPDLEIYRTARNNYLVYLNRSHEIAIQALEAASSARTREISRIEVLKEYGALLQEYPVLLDYYSRNNSNEPLILLPEEQ
- a CDS encoding HAD family hydrolase, with product MSSIAVLDYRRLFTSYCSPLEPEATDVSPHLPGIDNIEAVLFDVYGTLVISSSGDIGTIMDDSRGDIFSRMVKDELSLTLPENIIIDDLVKEEILQDHKTKRDLGTAFPEVEIRFIWQRVLKKIFPAQTYRSISQMAEDMALLHELSRNRVWPMPGSRKLLEQLRNNFRLGIVSNAQFYTPLMMSSFFKDSYSAFEEHVCVWSYREGIAKPDPALFKKALFNLGREYLADPSRVLYVGNDMLNDITPASSAGMRTLLFAGDSRSLRMRNDDPRVAGVRPDRIVNSLDQIVKILGVGE
- a CDS encoding ISAs1 family transposase; translation: MRKPTASIVDHFQELVDPRIERNKKHTLIDIIVLTICAVITGSETWEEIEDYGHYKEDWLKSFIALENGIPSHDTIRRLFIRLNPDELQRCFMSWIESVRDVIAGDVIAVDGKTLRRSGEQVSGKSPIHMVSAWAAGTGMILGQKKTDEKSNEITAIPALLELLKIKGCIVTIDAMGCQTEIGKTIRKKKADYVFALKGNQKNLHEDVKYFFHELDEKDLGEEWLDNHKTVDKDHGRIEIREYYQSNEIDWLPELKKNFAGAKTIGMVKATRIIGTKKSTECRYYISSLAMNAKRFAHAVRSHWSVENTLHWTLDMTFREDDSRMREGYSAENFAMMRRLALSLMKRDKNSKRSLKRRRRICHLDDAYLAQLLFSSDDAIDSRLPG
- the map gene encoding type I methionyl aminopeptidase, with the translated sequence MKNVVLKTRPEIHRIRRACAPIEGLFRSLPMILKPGYSIADIRHYCAAYLRRQGCEPALRGFNGFPEDICISVNNVAAHGITSAELLQHGDLVTIDITTVLDGWHGDSAWTFAVGNPSPEARRLLKCAWQATRAGIRALRAGTYLSGVGEAIENVARRYGCSVLPYFVGHGIGREIHEEPKVIHTRVEQRPRPVVPGLVVTIEPIISLGGSETRLLEDGWSQTTRDGSLTAQFEHTVAVFSAHTEVLTLENQQEILLDFPPFI
- a CDS encoding tyrosine-type recombinase/integrase, translated to MEIWGTLEWAAYFMIMGSCGLRPQEVGALTWGKWSRTMHGLAITHKIDPDSKQRVKGTKTGYSKAVALSRRAEEILLLHEATSEKTDPDDLIFNPKEAADGIQSDTSNKHFKAACKRAGVERGDRTQYSLRHSFNTYALQILDRKEVQSLMGHRTDAMTNRYDHPADQQLIERIPEGVWDKIERLWS
- a CDS encoding ATP-binding protein, with amino-acid sequence MNNNHATISKMHDMRMHGMARAFQTTLETGMHSQFTLDELLSHLIDAEWDDRHFRKRERLRKTANFRYQASFEELDFTLNRNLDKNHMLRFSDCGWVKEHRDILITGPTGVGKSFIGSALGNLACDHGFKVYYQIAGRLLGSLKAAKKDGTYLKTLPKILKNDVLILEDFGLSPFDEEGRLALLDILEDRHGRKSTIFLSLHGTGSSVTPPSPMPLWIELSTAHSELSFRENQSERKCTEISSTNLPPQVTISAG
- the ltrA gene encoding group II intron reverse transcriptase/maturase, with the protein product MDKAKSYEISRHTVLEAFQRVKANKGKAGIDNESLDAFETDLKNNLYKIWNRMSSGSYFPPAVKAVEIPKKQGGNRVLGIPTVSDRVAQMVAKIYFEPEVEPHFHKDSYGYRPGKSAINAVAVTRERCWRYNWVLEYDIKGLFDNIDHDLLMKAVRKHTDIPWVILYIERWLKAPFQKADGTVVKRTKGTPQGGVISPVLANLFLHYAFDMWMDRTHPDKPFARYADDGVVHCRNLQAAEELYKSLRERFEECKLEIHPEKSKIVYCKDDDRKERYEHTSFDFLGYTFRPRRSKNRYGKHFINFTPAVSNKAKKAMRQTVRGWRMHLKNEKSLEDLSRMFNPVIRGWMQYYGRFYKSEMYSVLRHVDRALVKWVRRKFKKLRHQRRATHWLGSIAKRDAKLFHHWHVWKIRPAAG